DNA sequence from the Hippopotamus amphibius kiboko isolate mHipAmp2 chromosome 1, mHipAmp2.hap2, whole genome shotgun sequence genome:
GTCATCTATCTGTCTAGTCATTGTTCACATGTTGGCAGTCTGTCTTTTCTGGATAGTTCCAATAGCTTCTCTTTGTCCTTGGAATTCTGTAATATCACAATGATGCATTGTGTAGATTGTCAGGCTCCTTGAATCCGAGGTTGGTGTCTTTCGTCAATTCTAATATATTCTAGCCACTATCCACCTGAACTCTGGTTTGTCCTCAATCACTCTTGCGTCTCCTTTGGATCTCCGATGAGACCGATATTACATCCTCTTGTCTGTCCTTTGTATatcttaatatttctttcttgttttccaactttttgtttttttggactACATTCTAggtaattttcttatctttacttCTAGTCCATTAATATCCTCTTCCGCTGTGTTTCATCTCCTGTATAAACTACCCATTGACTTCTAATTTCAATTATTAACTTTTCCCATTTCAataagttttattgatttttttcattttagaaatatacgagatcagttttaatattttttccttcatcatACTTTTGGTTCTTAGTGTTTCCTTTAAACATATCAAACATGTGTTTgacataaacatatttattatatgttcTGATAATATTTGATACATACCAGCCATATCATATATTCTTCAtctatcatatacatatatacatatatatgatatatatatacacacacattatcaGATATCTGATAACTCTGGCATCTGCTACCTTTTTAAATCTGATTCTGTAGAACTCTTTCTTTTGGCTGACTTAGGCtaatgtgttttcctttctttttttttttttaatgtgttttctttatgtgtttagtgaattttattttgagCCCATTTATCATGTGGAACTTTGTGTAAATCTTTGCTTAAAATGTTTTCCTGGAACTAGATAATACCaatgaattattaatattatgCGTGACAATGGCATAATGGCTACAGAAAATAAGCCTATTTTTTTTTGGAGAGGCATACTGAAATATGTATGGATGCCTAGGATTTGACTTAAAATAATTTAGGAGAGAGAAATAGGTATAGATGAAGCAAAGAGGCATATATGGCAAAAGTGTGAGAATTGTTGCACCTGTGTAAAAGAAATATGGAAGTTTGTTGTACTAGTCTCTTCACTTTTATGTTAATTTGAaagtttttcttataaaaaattaactaagtACATTACTCCAGAAAAGGTTTCTCTTTACTCTGCTAGTTACCTGAAGTCACTACCATCCTGGAACTGCTTTAAGCTAAATTTCCCACTTGGGTTTCTTTGGGGAAGTCTACCGAGGTAGCATAAATTCAGGCTACAGTTCTCATAGGTGGGAACTTCTGGTTAAAGGATCTCAGAAGAGACTTTtcttgttgttcttgttgttgttgttccaccCAGAGCCAAGGCCAAGACAAAAACATACCCTGAAGGTCTCTCtctgtgagttttctttttttaaggtcaCCCATTGAAAGGATCCTTGAGGGTCTTGGTAGTTTGCAGCTTTTTTGATAAGACCTCCTGTCCTGTCCCCAAGTTTCTCTCCTGCCACTGGTCTGTGCGGTTCAATTCAGGCTCTAGGCCACTAGGGCTTGGCAAATATTGGCAGATATGACAAAACTAGCTCCAGAACTCTCTTGGTTCTATGGATTCGAGCCTCCTTCTGATGATGCATTTCTAAGTAATTCCCTTATTGACCTccaggggaggggtgtgtgtgtgtgtgtgtgtgtgtgtgtgtgtgtgtgtgtgtaatccaGTACTTTTAGGTGCAGGATCAGGATGggtttctctgagcctctgatgTTCCATCTTTATTTGGAGCATTTTCGTATATACCATTTGAACCACAACCATTCTACAAAGTAATCATTGTTGCTGTactttatagaagaaaaaactgaGGTTGAGAAAAGTTGTGACTTGCCCAGGATGGCACTGATTCACATTTTACACAGCCTAGGTTATATATTATGCAGTATATGGcatattttatattacttataaTAGTATGTAATAGTTTGATTTTGCCCACAATCAAACCACTAATTGTTCCAAACACAAACCTCTGAGAGTTCAATctaaaatatctggaaaaaagtTCTAAATCAGGGTTTTCAGATCTGATGCTAGTCATTAACTCAACAGGCCATCTGTGGGTGCTGAAGAGAGTTTATTATGTTTTACTTTGAATAATAACATACACTTTGTTTTTCTATACACAAAAGATGGCTTTGTTACTATAGGCCACtgtgacaaaattttttttcctttccctaatTAATTCTTATGAAATACTATTACCTTTTTAAGGTGCCAGATTAACTGGGTACATGAAGACACTTTTCAAAACCATCATCAACTGAGCACCATTGTGTTAACTGGAAATCCCCTGATATTCATGGCAGAAACATCACTTACCGGGCCCAAGTTGCTGAAGCATCTTTTCTTAACCCAAACAGGAATATCCAATCTCGAGTTTATCCCAGTACACAACCTGGAAAACTTGGAAAGTTTGCATCTTGGAAGCAACCATATTTCCTCCATTAATCTCCCAGAAAACTTCCCAATACAGAATCTGAAAGTCCTGGATTTTCAGAATAATGCTATACACTACATCTCTGGTAAAGACGTAAATGCTCTGGAACAGGCCACCAATCTAAGCCTTAACTTCAATGGCAATGACATTAAAGACATTGAGCCTGGGGCTTTCAATTCAAAAATCTTTCGAAGTTTGAAATTTGGAGGGTCTCTCAATTTAGCTGTTATACTGAAAGGTCTACAGAACTCTACTATTCAGTCTCTTTGGCTGGGGACATTTGAGGACACTGTTGACCAAGATCTCACTCCAGCCACATTTGAGGGACTTTGTAACATGTCTGTTGAGAGCATCAACCTACAAAAACACCATTTCCACGGCTTCTCACCTTCTACATTTCGGTGCTTCACTCAACTCCAGGAGTTGGATCTGACGGCAACTCACTTGAACGGATTACCCCCTGGGATTGAGGGTATGAACTCTCTCAAGAAACTAGTTCTCAATGCAAATAGTTTTGACCAATTGTGTCAAATCAATGCTGCCAGTTTCCCATCCCTTACAGACCTCTCTATCAAAGGTAACATGAAGAAACTTGACCTTGGTGCCAGGTGTTTGGAAAAACTAGGAAATCTTCAGAAACTTGATTTAAGTCACAGTGATATTGAGGCTGCTGACTGTTGCAATCTGCAATTCAAAAACCTACACCACTTGCAATACTTAAACATGAGCTACAATCAGCCCCTTGGACTGGAGGATCAGGCATTCAAAGAATGTCCTCGGCTAGAACTCCTGGATTTCGCATTTACCCACCTGCACGTTAAGGCTTCACAAAGTCCTTTCCAAAACCTCCATGTCCTGCGGGTTCTGAATCTCTCTCACTGCCTTCTTGATGCCAGCAATCAGCACCTTCTAGCAGGCCTGCTGGGTCTCCAGCATCTGAATTTACAAGGCAATCGCTTTCAAGATGGGCACCTATCAAGGACCAACCTACTTCAGACAGCGAGCAGCTTGGAGGTTCTGATTTTATCCTCTTGTGATCTACTCTCCATAGACCAGCAAGCATTCCACAGCCTTGGGAACATGAGCCACTTAGACTTAAGCCACAACAGCCTGACAGGCGATAGCATGGATGCTCTTAGCCCTCTTAAGGGGACCTACCTTAATCTGGCCGCCAATAACATTCGCATCATCCCATATCATCTCCTCCCCACCTTGTCTCAGCAGAACACCATTAATTTAAGTCACAATCCCCTGGATTGCACTTGctcaaatattaatttcataacATGGTATAAAGAAAATCTGCATAAACTTGAGGGTTCAGAGGAGACAGTATGTGCAAACCCCCAAGGTTTAAGGGGAGTTAAACTGGCCGATGTCAGCCTCTCTTGTGGGATCACGGATGTGggcattttctttcttgtagTATTTGTACTCTTGTTCATTGTTCTGCTCAGGTTTTTGGTTAAATTTCTTCTGAGGTGGAAATATCAGCACATTTAGTGCTGAAGGTttctagagacagaaaataaatatgtgaagGAACTGTTGTTACTGACCAGGCTTTTCAGATGAGTTGCTGGAGGTGGGTAGGGATTCACTGCACTTTTCTGAGTCCCAGAACTAATGAGCCTCCTAGGAAGGTAAACTGACCAGGGCCAGAGGGCCAGATGCAGCTGTGAGAGACACAGAGCATTTTCCTCACGTGGAAGGTGGCTAGAAGTTGAGGAGGACCTGTGGCAGGGAAAGGCTAGGAGAGTAACCCCCTAGGAGGCCATCACGTCACTCATCCCTTGAAGCACCTCCCACCTTGACCCTAAAGGGAGGTCATCAACTGCAACAGCTGGGCAGTGCCAAGGACCCAGCTCCCCAGCTCTCTCTCCCACAGCTCGGGTTTGTGCTTGGGTCTGAGTTCTCAGTAATGTAGCCATTTGGGAAACAAGTTGGGGATAAAGTCTCAAAGCTTATCttgaatgaaaaagagaaagcacaaTGAATTTAAAAGAAGAGGCTGAGAAATGAATCTTGCCATCAAACTGACTTCATTAACCTCCTTAATCCTTACGCCTCCAAGGATTCTACAATACTTCTACGGTGCAAGTagctccaagaaaaaaaaaaaaaagacacccccgCCAGGATGCTGCTCCCCCAGAGTTTAGAAGTTTTGCACATTCGCCACCCTCACTTCAGAACCAAGGAGGCTTTTTCCACCTACCTGGGGTTCTCACTCTTATTATGTTACAGATCCTAACTTCCAGGTGGGCTGTGGTCCAAATGTTCTTCTTGTTTGAATGTCTGGTCCTTAGAAGCTTCTTTCTCACAGGAACCAAGAGATAAACGGTGGTTTGGTTCCCAGGCCAGCTCTTAAAAGCCTGTTCACCGGGGACAGCAACTGAGATAGCACATTTACAATGAAAAACTAGTGGAAGAAAGAAAGCATCCCAGCACACTCACCACTGGGAGTGCAGTAAGCTGCCTTAGTGAGTAGTAGTTTCTGTTGAGGCTGGCAATGTTGTGAAGATTGTACCAGCAACAGGGAGGAGACAGAACCATTAAACGCAGATAGAGAACAGGGAAGCCAGCAGTGTTTGACTTAGGCCTTCTTCGCAAAGCCCAAAGGGTGACACCCATGCAGGGCTTGATCTTCTGAAATCTTCATCGGCAGATAAGAGCCTCGAGCTCTTGTACTCAGGTGTTGCATTTATAAGGCCTGGATTAAGTTGAATAACCAATTTTAGGCTAGAGATAATAGCTTATGGTTATAAAATTCTGATTGGATATCAAAGTAAAAATTGATTAACATCCAATGAGAATTGATTAGCCCTTAGGTTGAGGGCATGTTATGGAACAGAGTAGAAACTTGGGGACcaacttttctttatctttgtacCCCCAGGAAAAGCAAGAAAGACAAGGGAATAGTGAAGGAAAGCCGTAAACCTTAGCTGCAAATGCTTTGCCAGTCTTAGGGGTTTTTTGGGTGTCATTCTACACAGGAGCCCAAGTTTTCCCAGAAGTTCTTGGTTAAGGACACAAGATGGGGGCGAGTGTAAGGGGAGGGAAGCACATGCTTTGAGTGCAAAATTTAAGGGAGAACCAAAAACTCCGtaatcaggcaaaaaaaaaaaaaaattatttgaaaactttaatgcaaaaaaatccatgataaatatcaaaagtttttaaatgtagcCAGGATCACACAGTGCTGCACTGAACCATATTGGAGCCCAAGGCAAAAGGAAAGTCACTAGTAGCCACCCTGCCTTTAAGATTTTGGTATTTTGCTCATTGTGGATATTTTACATTAGTTTAGATGTTTTAATGTTACACTAATATACCATTTATCTTCGTTACTGAGTTCTTTGGTGCCCCCTTAAATTTGGAGCCCAAGGTGGGTGCCTCACTCCCAtcaccctgcccctgccctgagaACTGGTAAAAAGTAGGGATTCCCAGGCCACAGTTTATTGAAGGCCTATTAGCAGGCACATTATCTCAGCTTTAATCCAAAATGTCCCATCTCTTTCCCCTTTAGCTTCTGGAAACAGGAAGACATATTCAAATCTtacaccttgttccttcatcctCAGCTAACTCCCAGATGCCGGGCTCAAAGGCAACCTTCCTTCGAAGCCAAGAGGTGGCAGAGATGAATGGGTACCAACGCTCTCTGAGTGCTAGGCGGCCTGGGCCTGGTGAGAGAGGGCAAGCAGAGCACCACTCTGCTAATGAAATGAAACATCACACGGCTTTAATTATCTTGAATACCAGCATTTGGGAAAACGGGTACCCAGGAAGGGAGTCTTCTTCAGCTTTCCTGAGGGAGCACTGGCAAGGCAGTCATTTATGGATGGGTGTTAAAGGAGAAAGTGCCTGGAAATATGAGGATGTTGGGACCTAGGGTGGTAGGGCATCACTCTGAGAAGGCCGTCCAAGCCACTGCTGGGTTGTTATTGGCCTTGAGTAAACAGTGACCAAGGCCTTTTCCTAATGAGTTTTGGGCTCAGAAGAGACTTAACGCAGAAGTGGGCACGGCTGCCTTGGCCTGTGCTGAGGAGGTGCTCTTCCAGGAAGCTTCCTAACTGCTGCTACAGGAAAGGCCCCTCATTCTAGGGAGTCTTTTGAGGTCAGGCAGCCAGCCCTCCCAAGTCAGAGAGCACACCTCCCTCTGACTCGCCCCCATCCACAAGGCATGCTCTGCGGGAAGCATTCACCTTTGGGAACTCAGACAGGAATGCTGCAGGACCTACATTGCGTCTTGttaattttgttcatttgcttgtAGCAAATTCAATGATCAGCTCTGGAAACTTTGGGAGGTATTTCTGATGGCGACCATGAAATTGCCAAAACCATGCTCActggtccctccctcccttttctctttgtttctctattctttttctttcttttctgtttcttcccttccttcattccttagctctttctctccctctttctctccctcctttaaTACTTATTTCATgctttccttcccctccttccttctgtcctatCAGAGAGTAGGGAAAATCCACACTCTAAGAACCCAGTCTGATAGCATCAAACCACTGAGTTCCCTGTATGTTCTAGCAAACTTAAGGTCCTTTATGCCTTAAGAATTTAAGCTGCAGACAGGAAATACTAATTGCTGACCTACCACTCCCTAGACACACTGTCTTCCATAATATTTAACGTGTAActtggaaaaacagaaacatcCTACAGAGCACCTCTGATGCAGGTTGCATCTCACTAAAGACTGTAGGGGCCCAAGCCCTAGCGATATGTCATTACCCATCTTGCTTTCATGTCTCAGGCCCCTTCCATGCGATGCCACGTGCTTCTCCATAACTAAGCACTGATCTAGGGCTTTGTGACAGCTCCTCTGTTTTAAGCAACAGTAAATTCACCTTACAAAGTCAGAAAAGGAGCTTTTTGATGGCTGCTGTCAATTTTATTGCTTTATCCTGGTTACTAGGATAGACTCTGCAGACATGGTGTGTTTATTGGTTTTATGTATCGCATGCTGTTGCTGCTCTGACAAGCTACTCCTataaaaatgtgttattattGCATGTTGTAGCTCAGTGAGTGACCCTGCATTTCAAAGTGTACTGAAGCAAATAGCGTTGAAGTCCATAAAAACCGACTAGCCTCCATCACAAAGGACGCTCTGCATGAGCTGCAACTCCCACAAACTGGGAGCAAATTATACCTTTCCCCTGTGCCAGCAGCCATCACTGTTAACTGAGCACAGCACAGACCCAAACACAGGCATTATCTATGTATCTAAGTAAAATGTCAGGACGGGAAGCTGTCATTTTATTTCCACTTGTCTAATTCCCCAATGAGTGCTGCTTGCAACTTTGAAGTTTacaaaagtatgaaataaatggCTTTATAATGTTTTCATATATTAGTATAGGATGCAAGAAGGGTGGCTGatgttgctttctctctgctctgaATGTTGAAGAGAAAATTAACTTGAATTACAGCAAAAGAGGGTGTGGTTGGTTCTAACCAAATCACGACCAGGGGGCTCCTGGGTATTGAGCTAGAATCAATTGCTCGATACATTAAGAGTTAGGATGCCTAGTGTGGCTGGCGTTAGTCTGAAGGCTGCAGAGGAATGAGCAGCCCAGTGTGGCTCCCAGAGCTCCTGGATGCTGGTTTATCAACAGAATCATCTTGGGAATTCCTTACAAAACAGATTCCTGTGCCCCACCTCTAGACATTGGGATTCTGTTAGACTAGGGTTGGCCTTGGACTCTCAGCCAAATGATTTCATGTAAaatctttcccctttttttttaacgttATCAAACAGTAACAGAAACATGTGTTAGGCTCCATGAGTCAAATGAGCTGAAGAACTATGCCATGTCCTGTGAGAGGCATTTCCCAACAAGATGGGGAAAAAAGGGTTAAGGAGCCTTCCAATCCGAGGGTGAGGTATCTGGGCAAGCAGCTCTTTAGTCTCTTCTGCCATCACTGCCAGGCCACAAACCTCTGCTCCTCAACTACCCTGCTCTCCCACCTACCCCCACTCCATCCCAGCTAGTGACAATTTGAAATCACTTATTGAATACGGTGGGTCTTGAAAAAGGAAAGGATTAAtctactatttttaaatttggtttttaaaagcaATTGTTGCTCGTGAAAGATTAAACAGTGAACTACATTGAACATCCACCTCTCGCCACCTTTCCTCCCAACTTTAGATAATATTCTCTAAACAGTAGGCTGTTCAAGACATGATACTAGATCCTGCAAAGGTAAGTAGAAGACGGGGGGGTCACCTGAGCATTCATCTATCTTCCCCTTCTCCATTCATGTAGGTTCATGGGCTTTCTAAACAGCTTGGGTagccctttttctctttctcctgtccttggaaacaacctaaatatccaacaagagataaatgattaaataaggtAGGGAAAGGCATTCTATCTTCTCGGGTGGGATAACGACATAAGCATGCTGATACTATCAggaattaaagaaatgcaagttaaaatgagataaagTTTTATATCTGTTAGTCTGGCAAAAAGAGGAAGCTGGGTAATAGTGTAGGTGGGATGTGGGGTTATAGGAACTGCATGCACAGCTTATGGGTGTAGACTGGTGCAGCTATTCTAGGACAATGGGGCAAAAATTCATCCAATTAAATACATGATCCACCAATCTCGAGCTCGATGTGTATTCCAAGAAAATTTCACATTTCCACAATGATATTCAGTGTAGCATTATTTCTGGAAGTGGAAGATCAAAACAACTGGAGTGTTCATCACTAGGAAAATAGGCAGGTAAAACATAGGATGCACACCATGGGGTATCATACAGCAGCCAGAAGCGATGGATTAGATACAGCTACAGCAAGGGAGTTGAATCTTAAGCATATAGTGTTGGAGGAGATCATGGAGAGGACATGATAGCCAGTTGACCTGAAAGCTGGACCCGGGCAATTGGAGTCTCTTCATGCCCTCCCCTGGCTTTGTAAAGCACATGTGGTGTTCCCACAGTGGGAGCCACTTTCAAGGATGAGGCCTTGAGAGAGCAAGGAGACCATCCGCATGGTGTACACGACTGAACCCCAGTAAGGCCTCCACATCAACTTTTAAGATCCTGGCAGGTGGGTGTAGAGATCTCATCTTGTGGCTGCCCAAGATAAGCCTCgaatgtaagttcccttgcttattaaacctgccacctaccacTCTGGAGGGactgcctctttcttcagtctctccttgtCTTCTATGTTGAGAACCAGTTTGTGAACCAACATATAGAgcttgatggaaaaaaaaaccccgaatGACATATTAAcatgatttttataaattaaaaatacatgcatACAGAACAATGATACCTATGTTTTTTAAGAACACAGAAACAAACCATTAACATAGTTGCCCACGGACTAGGAGAAGAGGCTGGTTGGGAATGTAGGGAAAAGGTGCACGAACCTTGGTGCCAAGGTTGATGAGCCAGGAACTGAAGAGTAGGATGACCTCAAATGTCTGCATCTGAGGCTCTCTACATGTGCGCACGCGCGTGCAAGAAAATAATGCAGCACATCCTTAACACGAAATGCCATGTGgccattataaataatattgcagAAGTATATTCATAaacattgaaatatatttttgatttaaaattaagcaaaagaGGGAGacggatcaagatggtggagtaggaggacgtgtgcttactccctcttgcaagagcactgcaattacaactaactgctgaacaatcatcgacacaaagacactggaactcaccaaaaaggacaccccacatccagagacaaaggagaagccacaatgagatggtaggaggggcgcagttgcgttacaatcaaatcccataaatgctgggtgggtgactcacaagctggaggacagttatactgcagaagtccacccactaaagtgaaggttctgagcctcacgtcaggcttcccaacctgggagtccagcaacggggggaggaatcctcagagaatcagactttgaaagccagtggtatttgattgcaggacttccataggactgggggaaacattgactccactcttggagggcacacaaaaaagtgtgctcaccaggacccagggggaagaagcagtgaccccataggagactgaatcagacctacctgctggtgctggagggttgctgGCAGTGGTGGGGTGCGGctatggctcactgaggaggcaggggcactcgcagcagggattctgagaagtgcttattggcctgagccctcccagagtctgccattagccccactaaagagtctgtaagctccactgctaggtagcctcaggccaaacatcaaacaaggagGGAACATagacccacccattggcagacaagcagattaaagttttactgatcttcgcccaccaaatcagattaaagtcttactaaactccgcccacccagccctactcaccatcagtcccttccatcaggaagcacacacaagcctcctagatagcttcctccacaagagggcagacagcagtatcaagcagtatcagcagtatttcctcctctggaactgaaaaccacagccacagaaagataaagaaaatgaaaaagcagaggactttg
Encoded proteins:
- the CD180 gene encoding CD180 antigen; the encoded protein is MLRSQQHFLFPDYPSGHSLAARLPRSSLLDSISQLPASAHPPKLGCLGPVMAPCVGCFLLAALISASCKAITSSDPVCTEKEANRRYNCENLGLREIPDTLPNTTEFLEFDFNFLPTIQNTTFSRLINLIFLDLTRCQINWVHEDTFQNHHQLSTIVLTGNPLIFMAETSLTGPKLLKHLFLTQTGISNLEFIPVHNLENLESLHLGSNHISSINLPENFPIQNLKVLDFQNNAIHYISGKDVNALEQATNLSLNFNGNDIKDIEPGAFNSKIFRSLKFGGSLNLAVILKGLQNSTIQSLWLGTFEDTVDQDLTPATFEGLCNMSVESINLQKHHFHGFSPSTFRCFTQLQELDLTATHLNGLPPGIEGMNSLKKLVLNANSFDQLCQINAASFPSLTDLSIKGNMKKLDLGARCLEKLGNLQKLDLSHSDIEAADCCNLQFKNLHHLQYLNMSYNQPLGLEDQAFKECPRLELLDFAFTHLHVKASQSPFQNLHVLRVLNLSHCLLDASNQHLLAGLLGLQHLNLQGNRFQDGHLSRTNLLQTASSLEVLILSSCDLLSIDQQAFHSLGNMSHLDLSHNSLTGDSMDALSPLKGTYLNLAANNIRIIPYHLLPTLSQQNTINLSHNPLDCTCSNINFITWYKENLHKLEGSEETVCANPQGLRGVKLADVSLSCGITDVGIFFLVVFVLLFIVLLRFLVKFLLRWKYQHI